One Burkholderia vietnamiensis LMG 10929 genomic window carries:
- a CDS encoding alpha/beta fold hydrolase: MNMRIEPSVLANPDLQFATLSSGISLPYVERGSGAPMVFVHGSLCDYRYWEPQLASLSAHYRCIAPSLSHYWPAVEAGIQDEFSWQNHVDELAEFIDALDLGPVHLVGHSRGGSVAFNVARQHPQLVDTLTLADPGGPVQQPGVREAALPAAAIALRTQAVKLIGTGNVEAGLEMFVDSVSMPGAWNKSTSRFRMMAIDNASTLPKQLQDPLPAYSQHTASDIACRTLLIDGQRSPKMFRHNVDTLSQWIGAAQRQTVAGASHGMNAASPAVFNRYVHEFVAA; the protein is encoded by the coding sequence ATGAACATGCGAATCGAGCCTTCGGTGCTCGCCAACCCGGACCTGCAATTTGCGACGCTTTCGTCGGGCATCAGCCTGCCGTATGTCGAGCGGGGCAGCGGCGCGCCGATGGTGTTCGTGCACGGATCGTTGTGCGACTACCGCTACTGGGAGCCGCAACTCGCGTCGCTGTCGGCGCACTACCGCTGCATCGCGCCGAGCCTGAGCCACTACTGGCCGGCCGTCGAAGCGGGCATCCAGGACGAGTTCAGCTGGCAGAACCACGTCGACGAGCTTGCCGAATTCATCGACGCGCTCGATCTCGGCCCCGTGCATCTGGTCGGCCATTCACGCGGCGGCAGCGTCGCGTTCAACGTCGCGCGCCAGCATCCGCAGCTCGTCGACACGCTGACGCTCGCCGATCCCGGCGGCCCGGTGCAACAGCCGGGCGTGCGCGAAGCCGCATTGCCGGCCGCCGCGATCGCGCTGCGCACGCAAGCCGTGAAGCTGATCGGCACAGGCAACGTGGAAGCCGGCCTCGAGATGTTCGTCGACTCGGTCAGCATGCCGGGTGCGTGGAACAAGAGCACGTCGCGCTTCCGCATGATGGCGATCGACAACGCGAGCACGCTGCCGAAGCAGCTGCAGGACCCGTTGCCCGCTTATTCGCAACACACGGCGTCGGATATCGCATGCCGCACGCTGCTGATCGACGGACAACGCAGCCCGAAGATGTTCCGCCACAACGTCGACACGCTGTCGCAGTGGATCGGCGCTGCGCAACGGCAGACCGTCGCCGGTGCGTCGCACGGGATGAATGCGGCGAGCCCGGCAGTGTTCAATCGGTACGTGCACGAGTTCGTCGCGGCGTAA
- a CDS encoding DUF3579 domain-containing protein, translating to MDRGRIGGDLTRGVTRDWSEWLAMPVVDGRVKCLFVADALRVMCADAFDFAIPFAADNDLPGELRTLAAPAAR from the coding sequence ATGGATCGCGGCCGGATCGGCGGCGATCTGACGCGCGGTGTCACGCGCGACTGGTCCGAGTGGCTCGCGATGCCGGTGGTCGACGGCCGCGTCAAATGCCTGTTCGTCGCGGACGCGTTGCGCGTCATGTGCGCCGATGCATTCGACTTCGCGATCCCATTCGCTGCGGACAACGATCTACCCGGCGAGCTTCGGACCTTGGCCGCGCCCGCGGCGCGATAA
- a CDS encoding LLM class flavin-dependent oxidoreductase, translating to MTTANRKKILLNAFNMNCVGHINHGLWTHPRDRSAHYTDLDYWTDLAQTLERGKFDGIFLADIVGVYDVYGGGPDAALRESVQVPVNDPLLLVPAMAQVTRHLGFGVTANLTYEPPYLFARRMSTLDHLTKGRVGWNIVTGYLDSAARGMGLAQQIGHDDRYERADDYMEVVYKLWEQSWDDDAVIRDAHARVFARPDKVRRVKHDGPFYSVDAIHLSEPSLQRTPVLYQAGSSARGVEFAARHAECVFVNGQSKAAARAAVLDIRAAAARQGRDPASIRIFAGVSVVTAETERLAREKFDEYRRYASAEAGLAHFASSTGIDFAKYGLDEPISYVKTDSIQSAVDAISRKSTSGTWTVRRMLEQMSLGGRYAPIVGAPSQVADELQAWIDETGIDGFNLTRTVMPESFVDFVDWVVPELQNRGVYKEDYDPAPTLREKLFGAGARLPAWHTGARHRPAAAVAAAEAAHA from the coding sequence ATGACGACCGCCAACCGCAAGAAGATCCTGCTCAACGCGTTCAACATGAACTGCGTCGGGCACATCAACCACGGGCTGTGGACCCATCCGCGCGACCGCTCCGCGCATTACACCGATCTCGACTACTGGACCGATCTCGCGCAGACGCTCGAGCGCGGCAAGTTCGACGGGATCTTTCTGGCGGACATCGTCGGCGTCTACGACGTGTACGGCGGCGGCCCCGACGCCGCGCTGCGCGAATCGGTGCAGGTGCCGGTGAACGATCCGCTGCTGCTCGTGCCCGCGATGGCGCAGGTCACGCGCCATCTCGGCTTCGGCGTGACCGCGAACCTGACCTACGAGCCGCCTTATCTGTTCGCACGCCGGATGTCGACGCTCGATCACCTGACGAAGGGGCGCGTCGGCTGGAACATCGTGACCGGCTATCTCGACAGCGCCGCGCGCGGCATGGGCCTCGCGCAGCAGATCGGCCACGACGATCGCTACGAGCGCGCGGACGATTACATGGAGGTCGTCTACAAGCTGTGGGAGCAGAGCTGGGACGACGATGCGGTGATCCGCGATGCGCACGCGCGCGTGTTCGCGCGGCCCGACAAGGTGCGGCGCGTGAAGCACGATGGGCCGTTCTATTCGGTCGATGCGATCCATCTGAGCGAGCCGTCGCTGCAGCGCACGCCGGTGCTGTATCAGGCCGGTTCGTCGGCGCGCGGCGTCGAGTTCGCCGCGCGCCACGCCGAATGCGTGTTCGTGAACGGCCAGAGCAAGGCGGCTGCGCGCGCGGCCGTGCTCGATATTCGCGCGGCCGCCGCACGCCAGGGCCGCGACCCGGCGTCGATCCGGATTTTCGCCGGCGTGAGCGTCGTGACCGCCGAGACCGAGCGGCTCGCGCGCGAGAAGTTCGACGAGTACCGGCGCTATGCGAGCGCGGAAGCGGGCCTCGCGCATTTCGCCAGCTCGACCGGCATCGACTTCGCGAAGTACGGCCTCGACGAGCCGATCTCGTATGTGAAGACCGATTCGATCCAGTCGGCCGTCGACGCGATCTCGCGCAAGAGCACGAGCGGCACGTGGACCGTGCGGCGCATGCTCGAGCAGATGTCGCTCGGCGGACGCTACGCGCCGATCGTCGGAGCGCCGTCGCAGGTCGCGGACGAGTTGCAGGCGTGGATCGACGAGACGGGCATCGACGGCTTCAACCTGACGCGCACCGTGATGCCCGAATCGTTCGTGGATTTCGTCGACTGGGTCGTGCCCGAGTTGCAGAACCGCGGCGTCTACAAGGAAGACTACGATCCCGCGCCGACGCTGCGCGAGAAGCTGTTCGGCGCCGGCGCGCGGCTGCCCGCCTGGCACACCGGTGCGCGGCACCGGCCGGCCGCCGCGGTGGCGGCGGCGGAAGCCGCGCATGCATGA
- a CDS encoding sensor histidine kinase codes for MRANVQKSFKGIPWWGWVSAAALYVGVAGAAVDFAWERAIDALEETGAHRLDLYASSLKSELGRFEILPALVARQDGVRALLKAAPHDAPTLVHAVNTYLEAVNRDAGSGAVDVIDLRGEVIAASNWNETISFVGTNVSYRPYFKDALARGSGRFFGIGTNTGVPGVYFASAVRDDGVPIGVAAVKISVDPLESAWRAPGVAAMVVDGNGVVVISTEPAWKFAALRPITAQQQRDIQASRQYAGRTVDALPYRRIGDRSSAAWFGTFPDPRRAGRTTRYLVMSRPAPQAGDSLMVLLDIASACRQQQTAFVFVTGAFLIAALLAGYAIQRRRAIVARLNAQDALRRANDRLELTVAQRTAALTAANERMQREIVERERTEQRLRDSQQEVVHAGKLAVLGQMAAGLTHELNQPLVAIRTLCDNARTFFERGQPAPALANLERIGKLVDGMAVLTGELKTFARKPDVERVAVSLNEAIAHARLIYEARIRDEGVQLDVNIAPGTTVSAESSQLQQVIVNLLGNALDALRDAPVRRIVIEASGPDDAGRVRLTVADSGAGIAPDVLPHLFEPFVTTKPRGQGLGLGLAITSRIVDAFGARIAAANRDEGGAQFIIEFAAATPPQRTEHGT; via the coding sequence ATGAGGGCGAACGTGCAGAAGAGCTTCAAAGGTATCCCGTGGTGGGGCTGGGTGTCGGCCGCCGCGCTGTATGTCGGCGTGGCGGGCGCGGCCGTCGATTTCGCGTGGGAACGCGCGATCGACGCGCTGGAGGAAACCGGCGCGCACCGGCTCGACCTCTATGCATCGAGCCTGAAGAGCGAACTCGGCCGCTTCGAGATCCTGCCCGCGCTGGTCGCGCGCCAGGACGGCGTGCGCGCGCTGCTGAAGGCCGCGCCGCACGACGCGCCCACGCTCGTGCATGCGGTGAACACCTATCTCGAAGCCGTGAACCGCGACGCGGGCAGCGGCGCCGTCGACGTGATCGACCTGCGCGGCGAGGTGATCGCCGCGAGCAACTGGAACGAGACGATCAGCTTCGTCGGCACGAACGTGTCGTACCGGCCGTACTTCAAGGACGCGCTCGCGCGCGGCAGCGGCCGCTTCTTCGGGATCGGCACCAATACCGGCGTGCCGGGCGTCTACTTCGCCAGCGCGGTGCGCGACGACGGCGTGCCGATCGGCGTGGCGGCGGTGAAGATCAGCGTCGACCCGCTGGAATCCGCGTGGCGCGCGCCGGGCGTCGCCGCGATGGTGGTGGACGGCAACGGCGTGGTCGTGATCTCGACCGAGCCCGCATGGAAATTCGCCGCGCTGCGCCCGATCACCGCGCAGCAGCAGCGCGACATCCAGGCGTCGCGCCAGTACGCGGGCCGCACCGTCGACGCGCTGCCGTACCGCCGTATCGGCGACCGCAGCTCGGCCGCGTGGTTCGGCACCTTTCCCGATCCGCGCCGCGCCGGCCGCACCACGCGTTATCTCGTGATGTCGCGCCCCGCGCCGCAGGCCGGCGATTCGTTGATGGTGCTGCTCGATATCGCGAGCGCGTGCCGCCAGCAGCAGACGGCGTTCGTGTTCGTCACCGGCGCGTTCCTGATCGCGGCGCTGCTGGCCGGCTACGCGATCCAGCGGCGCCGCGCCATCGTCGCGCGGCTGAACGCGCAGGACGCGCTGCGCCGCGCGAACGACCGGCTCGAGCTGACCGTCGCGCAGCGCACGGCCGCGCTGACGGCCGCGAACGAGCGGATGCAGCGCGAGATCGTCGAGCGCGAGCGCACCGAGCAGCGGCTGCGCGATTCGCAACAGGAAGTCGTGCACGCGGGCAAGCTCGCGGTGCTCGGGCAGATGGCGGCCGGCCTCACGCACGAGCTGAACCAGCCGCTCGTCGCGATCCGCACGCTGTGCGACAACGCGCGCACCTTCTTCGAGCGCGGCCAGCCGGCACCGGCGCTCGCGAACCTCGAACGGATCGGCAAGCTGGTCGACGGCATGGCCGTGCTCACCGGCGAGCTCAAGACCTTCGCGCGCAAGCCCGACGTCGAGCGCGTCGCCGTATCGCTGAACGAAGCCATCGCGCATGCGCGGCTGATCTACGAAGCGCGGATCCGCGACGAAGGCGTGCAGCTCGACGTGAACATCGCGCCGGGCACGACGGTGTCCGCCGAATCGAGCCAGTTGCAGCAGGTGATCGTGAACCTGCTCGGCAATGCGCTCGACGCCTTGCGCGACGCGCCGGTGCGGCGCATCGTCATCGAAGCGAGCGGGCCGGACGACGCCGGCCGCGTGCGCTTGACCGTGGCCGACAGCGGCGCCGGCATCGCGCCCGACGTGCTGCCGCACCTGTTCGAGCCGTTCGTCACAACCAAGCCGCGCGGCCAGGGGCTCGGGCTCGGCCTGGCGATCACGTCGCGCATCGTCGACGCGTTCGGCGCGCGGATCGCCGCGGCGAACCGCGACGAAGGCGGCGCGCAGTTCATCATCGAATTCGCGGCGGCGACGCCGCCACAAAGGACAGAGCATGGAACATGA
- a CDS encoding 2-hydroxycarboxylate transporter family protein, which produces MQTSIHTPSHPEPVAHASPATRERFWPHGWWKLMEIRIGIIPLPIYVILFALIVGFVVTGKVPGEISMAIAVLAFFGFTCAELGKRLPLLRNIGAAAIFATFVPSALTYYHVLPKPVLNLTVEFTKSTNFLYLFIASIIVGSILSMDRRVLIQGFVKIFVPLAAGSIAAAIVGTAVGTALGLGARHTLLYIVVPIMAGGVGEGAIPLSIGYSELMHLPQGEMFAMVLPSVMLGSLTAIILSGALDMLGKRLPHLTGNGRLQVGESGDMTPENEEIRGHVDVTHIAGAGITAITLYLVGLMAHKLFGLPAPVAMLFLAVLVKLARAVSPPLQEGAFVVYKFFSTAVTYPLLFAIGVAMTPWDKLTAAFTVVNVITIVSTVATLMGTGFVVGRLLKMYPIDTAIVNACHSGQGGTGDVAILTAANRMQLMPFAQIATRIGGAIVVTVTLILVAHFG; this is translated from the coding sequence TTGCAGACCTCTATCCATACCCCATCGCATCCCGAGCCGGTTGCCCACGCCAGCCCCGCCACGCGCGAGCGCTTCTGGCCGCACGGCTGGTGGAAGCTGATGGAAATCCGCATCGGCATCATCCCGCTGCCGATCTACGTGATCCTGTTCGCGCTGATCGTCGGGTTCGTGGTGACCGGCAAGGTGCCCGGCGAAATCTCGATGGCGATCGCCGTGCTGGCGTTCTTCGGCTTCACATGCGCCGAGCTCGGCAAGCGGCTGCCGCTGTTGCGCAACATCGGCGCGGCCGCGATCTTCGCGACCTTCGTGCCGTCGGCGCTCACCTACTACCACGTGCTGCCGAAGCCGGTGTTGAATCTCACCGTCGAATTCACGAAATCCACCAACTTCCTGTACCTGTTCATCGCGTCGATCATCGTCGGCAGCATCCTGAGCATGGACCGGCGCGTGCTGATCCAGGGCTTCGTGAAGATCTTCGTGCCGCTCGCGGCCGGCTCGATCGCGGCCGCGATCGTCGGCACGGCGGTCGGCACCGCGCTCGGCCTCGGCGCACGCCACACGCTGCTGTACATCGTCGTACCGATCATGGCGGGCGGCGTCGGCGAGGGCGCGATTCCGCTGTCGATCGGCTATTCGGAACTGATGCACCTGCCGCAGGGCGAGATGTTCGCGATGGTGCTGCCGTCGGTGATGCTCGGCAGCCTGACCGCGATCATCCTGTCGGGCGCGCTCGACATGCTCGGCAAGCGGCTGCCGCACCTGACCGGCAACGGCCGCCTGCAGGTCGGCGAAAGCGGCGACATGACGCCCGAGAACGAGGAGATCCGCGGCCACGTCGACGTCACGCACATCGCGGGCGCCGGCATCACCGCGATCACGCTGTACCTCGTCGGCCTGATGGCGCACAAGCTGTTCGGGCTGCCCGCGCCGGTTGCGATGCTGTTCCTCGCGGTGCTCGTGAAGCTCGCGCGCGCGGTGTCGCCGCCGCTGCAGGAAGGCGCGTTCGTCGTCTACAAGTTCTTCTCGACGGCCGTCACCTATCCGCTGCTGTTCGCGATCGGCGTCGCGATGACGCCGTGGGACAAGCTGACCGCCGCGTTCACGGTGGTCAACGTGATCACGATCGTGTCGACCGTCGCGACGCTGATGGGCACCGGTTTCGTGGTCGGCCGCCTGCTGAAGATGTACCCTATCGACACCGCAATCGTGAACGCCTGCCACAGCGGCCAGGGCGGCACCGGCGACGTCGCGATCCTGACCGCCGCGAACCGCATGCAGTTGATGCCGTTCGCGCAGATCGCGACGCGCATCGGCGGCGCGATCGTCGTGACCGTGACGCTGATCCTGGTCGCACACTTCGGATAA
- a CDS encoding sigma-54-dependent transcriptional regulator: protein MEHEIRVLVVEDDENVRIGVEQAVALAGFPVDAFASAADALAHVAPGAPVVIVSDVRMPGIDGLQLLERVMAVDAQIPVVLISGHADISTAVGAMHDGAYDFIEKPFSSDLIAGRVARAVEKRRLTLEVQGLRAALDNWHGIDAYVLGKSPAMADVRKKILRLADTSVSVLITGETGTGKELIARSLHDFGGRRDAHFVALNCGGLPEQVFESELFGHEAGAFTGAIKKRIGKIEWAHGGTLFLDEIETMPIPLQIKMLRVLQERVVERLGANELIAVDCRVVAASKADLTELAADGRFRADLLYRLNVAQIELPPLRERREDVPLLFEHFVLAAARRFGQPAPVVTAAQVSELMTHAWPGNVRELQNVADRFVLGLTGDSLLSSGGAPAAGSTLAEQMAYFERMLIEDMLRRHNGNVADASVALGMPKKTLYHKLRNLRIPARGDAAADGGE from the coding sequence ATGGAACATGAGATCCGCGTGCTCGTCGTCGAGGACGACGAGAACGTGCGCATCGGCGTCGAGCAGGCCGTCGCGCTCGCCGGCTTCCCGGTCGACGCGTTCGCATCGGCCGCTGACGCGCTCGCGCACGTCGCGCCCGGCGCACCGGTCGTCATCGTGTCGGACGTGCGGATGCCCGGCATCGACGGGCTGCAGTTGCTCGAGCGCGTGATGGCCGTCGACGCGCAGATTCCGGTCGTGCTGATCAGCGGTCACGCCGACATTTCGACGGCCGTCGGCGCGATGCACGACGGCGCGTACGACTTCATCGAAAAGCCGTTCTCGTCGGACCTGATCGCCGGGCGCGTCGCGCGGGCCGTCGAGAAGCGCCGGCTCACGCTCGAGGTGCAGGGGCTGCGCGCCGCGCTCGACAACTGGCACGGGATCGACGCGTACGTGCTCGGCAAGTCGCCGGCGATGGCCGACGTGCGCAAGAAGATCCTGCGGCTCGCCGACACGTCGGTGTCGGTGCTGATCACCGGCGAGACGGGCACCGGCAAGGAGCTGATCGCCCGCAGCCTGCACGACTTCGGCGGACGGCGCGACGCGCATTTCGTCGCGCTGAACTGCGGCGGCCTGCCCGAGCAGGTGTTCGAGAGCGAGCTGTTCGGCCATGAGGCCGGCGCGTTCACCGGCGCGATCAAGAAGCGCATCGGCAAGATCGAGTGGGCGCACGGCGGCACGCTGTTCCTCGACGAGATCGAGACGATGCCGATCCCGCTGCAGATCAAGATGCTGCGCGTGCTGCAGGAGCGCGTGGTCGAGCGGCTCGGCGCGAACGAGCTGATTGCGGTCGACTGCCGCGTCGTCGCGGCATCGAAGGCCGACCTGACCGAGCTCGCTGCCGACGGGCGCTTCCGTGCGGACCTGCTGTACCGGCTCAACGTCGCGCAGATCGAGCTGCCGCCGCTGCGCGAGCGGCGCGAGGACGTGCCGCTGCTGTTCGAGCATTTCGTGCTCGCGGCCGCGCGGCGCTTCGGGCAGCCGGCGCCGGTCGTCACCGCCGCGCAGGTGTCCGAACTGATGACGCACGCGTGGCCCGGCAACGTGCGCGAGCTGCAGAACGTGGCCGACCGCTTCGTGCTCGGGCTGACCGGCGACAGCCTGCTGTCGTCCGGCGGCGCGCCTGCGGCCGGCAGCACGCTCGCCGAGCAGATGGCGTATTTCGAGCGGATGCTGATCGAAGACATGCTGCGGCGTCACAACGGCAACGTCGCGGACGCGAGCGTTGCGCTCGGGATGCCGAAGAAGACGCTCTATCACAAGCTGCGCAACCTGCGGATTCCCGCGCGCGGCGATGCGGCCGCCGACGGCGGGGAATGA
- a CDS encoding methionine ABC transporter permease has product MFELWWPELLDAIRDTLSMVAASAAIAALAGIPLAVVLVTTAPGGIYERRAANAVLGALVNVFRSTPFIILLVALLPFTRVLIGTTIGVWAAVVPLSIAAIPFFARIAEVSLREVDRGLIEAALAMGAKRRHIVWHVLLPEALPGMLGGFTITVVALIGSTAMAGAVGAGGLGDLAIRYGYQRFDTTVMVTVIAILIALVSAVQFTGDRLVRRVARRT; this is encoded by the coding sequence ATGTTTGAGCTGTGGTGGCCCGAACTGCTCGACGCGATCCGCGACACGCTGTCGATGGTCGCCGCGTCGGCCGCGATCGCGGCGCTGGCCGGCATTCCGCTCGCGGTGGTGCTGGTGACGACCGCGCCCGGCGGCATCTACGAACGGCGCGCCGCTAACGCGGTGCTCGGCGCGCTCGTCAACGTGTTCCGCTCGACGCCGTTCATCATCCTGCTCGTCGCGCTGTTGCCGTTCACGCGCGTGCTGATCGGCACGACGATCGGCGTGTGGGCGGCCGTCGTGCCGCTGTCGATCGCAGCGATTCCGTTCTTCGCGCGGATCGCCGAAGTGAGCCTGCGCGAGGTCGATCGCGGGCTGATCGAGGCCGCGCTCGCGATGGGCGCGAAACGCCGCCACATCGTGTGGCACGTGCTGCTGCCGGAGGCGCTGCCCGGCATGCTCGGCGGCTTCACGATCACCGTCGTCGCGCTGATCGGCTCGACCGCGATGGCGGGCGCCGTCGGCGCGGGCGGGCTCGGCGACCTCGCGATCCGCTACGGCTATCAGCGCTTCGACACGACGGTCATGGTGACCGTGATCGCGATCCTGATCGCACTCGTTTCGGCCGTGCAATTCACGGGCGACCGCCTGGTGCGGCGCGTGGCCCGGCGTACCTGA
- a CDS encoding MetQ/NlpA family ABC transporter substrate-binding protein, with the protein MLHAVFSARFSPGRAARVLAAALLGVVLLNGARADTAPLKVGLSTSPQIEALKIAAKEAKAQGLDVRIVEFTDWNTPNAALANKDIDVNYFQHIPFLENAKKQGGYDFVAIAPGTIMKIGLYSKKVKRFDELKDGARVAIANDPVNGGRGLLLLQRAGLVTLKPGVDYRATTRDIVSNPKHLKIIPLEASQLARSLDDVDLAQGYPSFIKLAGTADPNSALLFDGTENKSFALQWVVRPDSVNDPRIRKFIAIYQHSPAVRRALDDAFGSLYAIAW; encoded by the coding sequence ATGCTGCATGCCGTTTTTTCCGCCCGCTTTTCCCCCGGCCGCGCGGCTCGCGTGCTGGCCGCCGCGCTGCTCGGCGTCGTGCTGCTCAACGGCGCGCGCGCCGACACAGCGCCGCTGAAGGTGGGCCTCTCCACGAGCCCGCAGATCGAAGCGCTGAAGATCGCCGCGAAGGAGGCGAAGGCGCAGGGCCTCGACGTGCGGATCGTCGAGTTCACCGACTGGAATACGCCGAACGCGGCGCTCGCGAACAAGGACATCGACGTCAACTACTTCCAGCACATCCCGTTTCTCGAGAACGCGAAGAAGCAGGGCGGCTACGACTTCGTCGCGATCGCGCCGGGCACGATCATGAAGATCGGCCTCTATTCGAAGAAGGTGAAGCGCTTCGACGAACTGAAGGACGGCGCGCGCGTCGCGATCGCCAACGACCCGGTCAACGGCGGGCGCGGGCTGTTGCTGCTGCAGCGCGCGGGGCTCGTCACGCTGAAGCCCGGCGTCGACTACCGCGCGACCACGCGCGATATCGTGTCGAACCCGAAGCATCTGAAGATCATCCCGCTCGAGGCGTCGCAGCTCGCGCGCTCGCTCGACGACGTCGACCTCGCGCAGGGCTACCCGAGCTTCATCAAGCTCGCCGGCACGGCCGACCCGAACAGCGCGCTGCTGTTCGACGGCACCGAGAACAAGAGCTTCGCGCTCCAGTGGGTCGTGCGGCCCGACAGCGTGAACGACCCGCGCATCCGCAAGTTCATCGCGATCTATCAGCACTCGCCGGCCGTGCGCCGCGCGCTCGACGACGCGTTCGGCTCGCTGTACGCGATCGCCTGGTGA
- a CDS encoding methionine ABC transporter ATP-binding protein, whose translation MTQWFDPPGFIDATAARASANAHAAAADEAGAIAAAVSFDRVGKVFATPRGHAAALRDVTLDVRRGEVFGIIGRSGAGKSTLLRLVNGLERASSGSVRVHGVEVGTLDDDGLVALRRRTGMVFQHFNLLSAKTVFENVALPLKIAGVPKAERVRKVDALLELVGLAAKRDAYPASLSGGQKQRVGIARALVHDPEVLLCDEATSALDPETTQSILALLADINRRLGLTIVLITHEMEVIRAVCDTVAVIEQGEVVETGAVWRVFGKPRHGATRALLSTLVHDLPAELAARVQPLPEDAALPDGAQIVLDIRYTGESAGEPDLGALAAALGGAVRFLHGGIERIQGHAQGRLVIAAQPRAAEPGEPPAGPRTVAALLERARRHANHAEVLGYV comes from the coding sequence ATGACGCAATGGTTCGATCCGCCGGGATTCATCGACGCGACGGCGGCGCGCGCGAGCGCAAACGCGCATGCAGCGGCCGCCGACGAAGCGGGCGCAATCGCCGCGGCCGTCTCGTTCGACCGCGTCGGCAAGGTGTTCGCGACGCCGCGCGGCCACGCCGCCGCGCTGCGCGACGTGACGCTCGACGTGCGACGCGGCGAGGTGTTCGGCATCATCGGCCGCAGCGGCGCCGGCAAGTCGACGCTGCTGCGGCTCGTGAACGGCCTCGAACGCGCGAGCTCGGGCAGCGTGCGCGTGCACGGCGTCGAGGTCGGCACGCTCGACGACGACGGGCTCGTCGCGCTGCGCCGCCGCACCGGCATGGTGTTTCAGCATTTCAACCTGCTGTCCGCGAAAACCGTGTTCGAGAACGTCGCGCTGCCGCTGAAGATCGCCGGTGTGCCGAAGGCTGAGCGCGTGCGCAAGGTCGATGCGCTGCTCGAACTCGTCGGGCTCGCCGCGAAGCGCGACGCGTATCCGGCGAGCCTGTCGGGCGGCCAGAAGCAGCGCGTCGGAATCGCACGGGCGCTGGTGCACGATCCGGAGGTGCTGCTGTGCGACGAGGCGACGTCGGCGCTCGATCCCGAAACGACGCAGTCGATCCTCGCGCTGCTCGCCGACATCAATCGCCGTCTCGGCCTGACGATCGTGCTGATCACGCACGAGATGGAGGTGATCCGAGCGGTGTGCGACACGGTCGCGGTGATCGAGCAGGGCGAGGTGGTCGAAACGGGCGCGGTGTGGCGCGTGTTCGGCAAGCCGCGCCATGGCGCGACGCGCGCGCTGCTCAGCACGCTCGTGCACGACCTGCCGGCCGAACTCGCCGCGCGCGTGCAGCCGTTGCCCGAGGACGCGGCGTTGCCCGACGGCGCGCAGATCGTGCTCGACATCCGCTATACGGGCGAGAGCGCCGGCGAGCCGGATCTCGGCGCGCTCGCGGCCGCGCTCGGCGGCGCCGTGCGCTTTCTGCACGGCGGGATCGAGCGGATCCAGGGACATGCACAGGGGCGCCTCGTGATCGCGGCGCAGCCGCGCGCGGCCGAACCCGGCGAGCCGCCTGCCGGCCCGCGCACGGTCGCCGCGTTGCTCGAACGCGCGCGCCGGCACGCGAACCACGCGGAGGTGCTCGGCTATGTTTGA